A genomic window from Cutibacterium acnes includes:
- a CDS encoding FecCD family ABC transporter permease, with product MRHGHQETSQSREAPGQDVRDHRDVRSRQTQGRRGLPLPVRFTILAAIFVAVTLAGLALGSVNIPLGDVMTVVTGGTNVDPVSMTIIHDVREPRTITALLVGAALGMSGLEMQTLFRNPLADPYVLGISSGASLGVALVVLSTSASAGAATFASGLGIGPDLLIMVAAALGAAVVLLIVMLAGRFIHSSTILLLLGVMIGYFVSSGVTVLLSRASPELIAQYTRWQFGSYHGVTWQNLRVMVPIIVAMILASLLLAKPLNALLLGERYAQTMGMNLKVVRTLLVASTAILAGAATAFCGPIGFLGIAIPHLTRGVLGTADHRHLLPGCILTGSSLALMADILAQLPGDDVLPVNAVNAVFGAPVVMVILIRWYREAEAT from the coding sequence GTGAGACACGGCCACCAGGAGACGTCGCAGAGCCGAGAGGCACCAGGCCAGGACGTGCGGGATCACCGGGATGTACGAAGCCGGCAGACGCAGGGGCGGCGTGGACTGCCGTTGCCGGTACGTTTCACGATCCTCGCAGCGATCTTCGTCGCCGTCACCCTGGCCGGCCTGGCGTTGGGATCGGTGAACATCCCGTTAGGTGACGTCATGACGGTCGTCACCGGTGGCACCAACGTCGATCCCGTCTCGATGACGATCATCCATGACGTCCGAGAGCCTCGCACCATCACCGCCCTGCTCGTCGGGGCGGCGCTGGGAATGTCCGGGCTGGAGATGCAGACTCTCTTCCGCAATCCCTTGGCCGACCCGTACGTACTGGGTATCTCGTCGGGTGCCAGTCTCGGCGTCGCCCTGGTGGTGCTGTCCACCTCGGCATCGGCGGGTGCGGCGACCTTCGCCTCCGGATTGGGCATCGGACCGGACCTGTTGATCATGGTGGCAGCCGCTCTGGGGGCAGCCGTCGTGCTGCTCATCGTCATGCTGGCAGGACGATTCATCCACTCCTCGACGATCCTGCTGCTGCTCGGCGTCATGATCGGGTACTTCGTCTCGTCTGGGGTCACCGTACTGCTGTCGCGGGCGAGCCCAGAGCTCATTGCCCAGTACACCCGCTGGCAGTTCGGCAGCTACCACGGTGTGACGTGGCAGAACCTGCGAGTCATGGTGCCGATCATTGTGGCCATGATCCTCGCCAGCCTGCTGCTCGCCAAGCCGCTTAACGCCTTGTTGCTGGGGGAACGTTACGCTCAGACGATGGGGATGAACCTCAAGGTGGTGCGCACCCTGCTGGTGGCGAGCACAGCCATCCTCGCCGGTGCCGCCACCGCGTTCTGCGGGCCGATCGGCTTCCTGGGAATCGCCATTCCCCACCTGACGCGTGGGGTGTTGGGGACGGCCGATCATCGTCATCTGCTGCCCGGATGCATCCTCACCGGCAGTTCCCTGGCATTGATGGCCGACATCCTGGCACAGCTGCCCGGTGACGACGTGCTGCCCGTCAACGCCGTCAACGCAGTTTTCGGGGCGCCGGTCGTCATGGTCATCCTCATCCGCTGGTACCGGGAGGCGGAGGCGACATGA
- a CDS encoding ABC transporter substrate-binding protein translates to MSINRLVAGLAATTMCVATLTGCSHSEQSGSSANTSSSGPSRQGCIKDFDPSKDYFGDKATFGDARDITVSYHKSYKIVTLKHPSNTATKPVQYVLVQCGAPDPHLDGELAKAQRITIPTTKVALGSTTLPMKFQMLGKLDSVAGMVNVDRVGNPDTRQALKDHKVASFAAGDNATEINTEKLAALRPDLFIFNLVSGSDNTSKIDKIKEMGIPVVAEPNFLESTPLGRAEWIKYDSLFVNAEKTANQKYDEIAEKYHATAKRTAKVKTRPTVLHGSQYKGVWYIKPNENYAIQFLRDAGGEYVFKDLHGVASRKLDTEAVIKQAHDADFWIDGPEKSSIPQILKADPRLKSLKALDNGNVWDATLRADPKHGNDYWQTGVVRPDLVLADLTAILHPELDRDHQFHFYRKATAK, encoded by the coding sequence ATGTCCATCAATCGTCTGGTGGCGGGTCTGGCCGCCACCACCATGTGCGTCGCCACCCTCACCGGGTGCTCACACTCCGAGCAGTCAGGTTCCTCGGCGAACACGTCGTCCAGCGGGCCCTCCCGGCAGGGCTGCATCAAGGACTTCGACCCCTCGAAGGATTACTTCGGCGACAAGGCCACCTTCGGCGACGCTCGCGACATCACCGTGTCGTACCACAAGTCGTACAAGATCGTGACGCTCAAGCACCCGTCGAACACCGCGACGAAACCGGTGCAGTACGTCCTGGTGCAGTGTGGTGCCCCCGACCCGCATCTGGACGGTGAGCTCGCCAAGGCGCAGCGGATCACCATTCCCACCACCAAGGTGGCGTTGGGCTCGACGACCCTGCCAATGAAGTTCCAGATGTTGGGAAAGCTGGACTCCGTGGCTGGCATGGTCAACGTCGATAGAGTCGGGAATCCGGACACCCGTCAGGCCCTCAAGGACCACAAGGTCGCCAGTTTCGCGGCAGGCGACAACGCCACCGAGATCAACACCGAGAAATTAGCGGCATTGCGCCCGGACCTGTTCATCTTCAACCTCGTCAGCGGCAGCGACAACACCAGCAAGATCGACAAGATCAAGGAGATGGGCATCCCGGTCGTTGCCGAGCCGAACTTCCTCGAGAGCACCCCGCTGGGACGTGCCGAGTGGATCAAGTACGACTCGTTGTTCGTCAATGCCGAGAAAACTGCGAACCAGAAGTATGACGAGATCGCCGAGAAGTACCACGCGACCGCGAAACGCACCGCCAAGGTCAAGACACGACCGACCGTGCTCCACGGATCACAGTACAAGGGCGTCTGGTACATCAAACCCAACGAGAACTACGCCATCCAGTTCCTGCGTGACGCCGGTGGTGAGTACGTGTTCAAGGACCTCCACGGGGTAGCCTCGAGGAAGCTGGACACCGAGGCCGTCATCAAGCAGGCCCACGACGCCGACTTCTGGATCGACGGGCCGGAGAAGTCGTCCATCCCGCAGATCCTCAAGGCCGACCCACGTCTGAAGTCGCTTAAGGCCCTCGACAACGGCAATGTGTGGGACGCCACCCTGCGAGCCGACCCGAAGCACGGCAACGACTACTGGCAGACCGGAGTCGTACGTCCCGACCTCGTCCTGGCGGACCTGACGGCGATCCTGCACCCCGAGCTGGACCGCGATCACCAGTTCCACTTCTACCGCAAGGCCACCGCGAAGTGA
- a CDS encoding ABC transporter substrate-binding protein: MPRKISALITLFVAPALALTGCSGSSDRTTSLNTSTAAPSVGTGANMSGCIKSGEFDKDKDYFGDKATFTGARNVHVSYHKSYKVLTLGEQDRPAQTFVLLQCGAPKPALTGDLAKAPIIDVPVKRVAASSTTQIPVFHTLGALDSIVGVNQIEQIYRGPAREALEARHISSYGSSRMQIDTEKIISLKPDAVLAASSEVGEFKQVQSAGIPVLQDLDYLESTPLARAEWMKAYGILLNKEGAATKSFDSIAERYAEVAKKAKNAADKPSVLVGQETKGQWYVPGADSYMIKFMTDAGASDVMAQAVKGNGATPTDAEVVFKYGSKADFWLNGNYMSMTTWHGKDDALKQNPRYANLSAFKHGNVWNPSKRTAPDTGNDFWQSGIVQPDVVLADLTYIFHPDLMKGYTPYYYTKLS; this comes from the coding sequence ATGCCGAGGAAGATCTCGGCCCTCATTACCCTCTTCGTCGCACCCGCCCTGGCCCTGACGGGCTGCTCGGGTTCGAGCGACAGAACCACCTCACTGAACACCTCGACAGCCGCCCCGTCAGTCGGCACCGGTGCCAACATGTCGGGGTGCATCAAGTCTGGGGAGTTCGACAAGGACAAGGATTACTTCGGTGACAAGGCCACCTTCACCGGGGCCAGGAACGTCCACGTCAGCTACCACAAGTCCTACAAGGTTCTCACCCTCGGTGAGCAGGACAGGCCGGCACAGACCTTCGTGCTGCTGCAGTGCGGTGCTCCCAAGCCGGCACTCACTGGTGACCTCGCCAAGGCCCCGATCATCGACGTCCCGGTCAAACGGGTCGCCGCCTCCTCCACCACCCAGATTCCGGTCTTCCACACCTTGGGGGCCCTGGACTCTATCGTCGGCGTCAACCAGATCGAGCAGATCTATCGCGGACCGGCACGTGAGGCCCTTGAGGCCCGCCACATATCAAGCTACGGATCGAGCAGGATGCAGATCGACACAGAGAAGATCATCTCCCTCAAACCCGACGCCGTGCTGGCTGCCAGCTCAGAGGTGGGAGAGTTCAAGCAGGTGCAGTCCGCCGGCATCCCGGTGCTGCAAGACCTCGACTACCTCGAGTCCACCCCGCTAGCTCGGGCCGAGTGGATGAAAGCCTACGGCATCCTGCTCAACAAGGAGGGCGCCGCCACGAAGAGTTTCGACAGCATCGCCGAGCGTTACGCCGAGGTGGCGAAGAAGGCCAAGAACGCTGCCGACAAACCCAGCGTGCTCGTCGGTCAGGAGACCAAGGGGCAGTGGTACGTCCCGGGGGCCGACTCCTACATGATCAAGTTCATGACCGACGCCGGAGCTTCCGACGTCATGGCCCAGGCCGTCAAGGGCAACGGAGCCACCCCAACCGACGCCGAGGTCGTCTTCAAGTACGGTTCCAAGGCCGACTTCTGGCTCAACGGCAACTACATGTCCATGACGACGTGGCACGGCAAGGATGACGCCCTCAAGCAGAACCCGCGCTACGCGAACCTGTCGGCCTTTAAGCATGGCAACGTCTGGAACCCCAGCAAACGCACTGCCCCAGACACCGGAAACGACTTCTGGCAGTCCGGGATCGTCCAGCCCGACGTCGTACTGGCTGACCTCACCTACATCTTCCACCCAGACCTCATGAAGGGGTACACCCCGTACTACTACACCAAGCTCAGCTGA
- a CDS encoding oleate hydratase, translating into MTNFQHIYQRSYPVSPDGNPFVQNDLGRYTQNHPVPPDDVAERKAYLVGSGIASLLSAAYLIRDAQMPGENITILEEMSEPGGAFDGAGDTEKGFIARGGREMGQHFECFWDIMKDIPALEMPEPYSVLDEFRIVNENDPNINPCRIINNRGHKRDASKMGLNKKGQLDIVRLLLAKESDTYYKSIEDWFDEDFLQSTFYLLWKTMFAFEQWQSLTELKRYMHRFLQYLPGFSNLSCLRFSRYNQHDSFVVPLVKWLTEKGVNFQYDTLVYDVDLEITAHRKIARGILWRDKEGGEHRIDMSAKDLVFVTNGSLTECTGYGDMDTPAPYHKDMQAGWELWRNLVRRSPAFGRPDVFCGDADKTVWQSISFNFIGRDHPFLKKIKELTGNDPLSGRTVTGGIITAEDSSWCISLTMNRQPQFHGQPEDWGVAWAYGLYPFEKGDVVNKTMLECTGEELLKEYCYHFGLLDQFEEVKAHTKVRIATMPWITAFFMPRGKGDRPEVIPDGCVNLACLGQFVETPDDCVFTTEGSARTAMMAVYGLLDLDRDIPPIWPTQYDIRSLLASAKTLNNGRLPGSWLLSKLLKNTYYEDILP; encoded by the coding sequence ATGACGAACTTCCAACACATTTATCAACGCAGCTACCCTGTGAGCCCGGATGGCAACCCTTTCGTGCAGAACGACCTCGGCCGCTACACCCAGAACCACCCTGTACCGCCCGATGACGTCGCTGAGCGCAAGGCATACCTCGTCGGCTCGGGCATCGCCTCGCTTCTTTCCGCTGCCTACTTGATTCGCGACGCCCAGATGCCTGGGGAGAACATCACCATCCTCGAGGAAATGTCAGAACCCGGCGGCGCGTTCGACGGAGCAGGGGATACGGAGAAGGGCTTCATCGCTCGCGGTGGTCGTGAGATGGGGCAACACTTCGAGTGTTTCTGGGACATCATGAAAGACATCCCAGCCTTGGAGATGCCCGAACCCTACAGCGTTCTGGATGAATTCCGGATCGTGAACGAGAACGACCCCAACATCAATCCGTGTCGGATTATCAATAATCGCGGTCACAAGCGCGACGCCTCAAAGATGGGGCTCAACAAGAAAGGCCAGCTCGACATCGTGAGGCTCTTGCTGGCCAAGGAGTCGGACACCTACTACAAGTCGATCGAGGACTGGTTCGACGAGGACTTCCTGCAGTCCACCTTCTACCTGCTGTGGAAGACGATGTTCGCCTTCGAGCAGTGGCAGTCCCTTACCGAGCTCAAACGGTACATGCACCGCTTCCTGCAGTATCTTCCCGGTTTCTCGAATCTGTCCTGTCTGCGATTCAGTCGCTACAACCAGCACGACTCCTTCGTCGTCCCGTTGGTGAAGTGGCTCACCGAAAAGGGCGTGAACTTCCAGTACGACACCCTCGTCTACGACGTCGACCTAGAGATCACCGCCCACCGCAAGATCGCCCGCGGCATCCTGTGGCGCGATAAGGAGGGTGGCGAGCATCGCATCGACATGTCCGCCAAGGACCTGGTGTTCGTGACCAACGGTTCACTTACCGAGTGCACCGGATACGGCGACATGGACACCCCTGCCCCTTACCACAAAGACATGCAGGCCGGCTGGGAGCTGTGGCGCAACCTGGTTCGCCGCTCCCCCGCGTTCGGACGTCCCGATGTCTTCTGCGGCGACGCTGACAAGACGGTGTGGCAATCAATCAGCTTCAACTTCATCGGTCGTGACCACCCGTTCCTCAAGAAGATCAAGGAGCTGACCGGCAACGATCCGTTGTCCGGGCGCACCGTCACCGGCGGCATCATCACCGCCGAGGACTCGTCGTGGTGCATCTCGCTGACGATGAATCGTCAGCCACAGTTCCATGGCCAGCCTGAAGACTGGGGCGTGGCATGGGCCTACGGGCTGTACCCGTTCGAAAAGGGCGACGTCGTCAACAAGACAATGCTGGAATGCACCGGCGAGGAACTGCTCAAAGAGTACTGCTATCACTTCGGACTGCTCGACCAGTTCGAGGAGGTCAAGGCCCACACCAAGGTGCGAATCGCGACGATGCCGTGGATCACGGCCTTCTTCATGCCCCGCGGCAAGGGCGATCGCCCGGAGGTCATCCCGGACGGCTGCGTCAACCTGGCTTGCCTAGGCCAGTTCGTCGAAACCCCCGATGACTGCGTCTTCACCACCGAGGGTTCGGCACGCACCGCAATGATGGCCGTCTACGGCCTGCTCGACCTTGACCGTGACATCCCGCCGATCTGGCCAACCCAGTACGACATCCGCTCCCTGCTGGCCTCCGCCAAAACCCTCAACAATGGTCGCTTGCCCGGTAGCTGGCTGTTGTCGAAGCTATTGAAGAACACCTACTACGAGGACATCCTGCCGTGA
- a CDS encoding bifunctional hydroxymethylpyrimidine kinase/phosphomethylpyrimidine kinase, translating to MSEMTTSDALAERGTIPRVLSIAGTDPSGGAGTAADTKSIVAAGGYAMVVVTSLVAQNTEGVRAIHTPPTDFLVQQLAAVSDDVRIDAVKTGMLGTAEIVDAVATFLDEHRPPVVVVDPVMVATSGDRLLAPDAEAAMREFCRRATVITPNIPELAVLCRSEPATTPEQAVEQARRWAAETGVAVVVKTGHLNSQRVDNMWVTPEGAMHTVPAARVKTTNTHGTGCSLSSALATRLGAGDTPGDALAWVTDWLHEAIQYGSALNVGKGHGPVDHSHRARRLAKDASAVAWFAPIDPLESPQGLVGSAEPAPDAVVAPAGPWTTALWQASGDIARRIEDSDFVAALVDGTLSKPAFEFYLGQDAQYLTYYSRALASLAARAVDPEESVWWAQSSQACLVEEAELHRSWLGDHIDVVAGPVTLAYTDFLLARALGDDYVVGTAAVLPCFWLYAHLGAKVPHVPDDHPYASWLQTYGDPEFVEGASHTIGLVEKAFQNASAVTRARAAHAYLTACRHELEFFDQALRV from the coding sequence ATGTCCGAGATGACCACTAGTGATGCGCTTGCCGAGCGGGGAACAATTCCCCGCGTCCTGTCAATTGCGGGTACCGATCCGTCCGGTGGAGCTGGCACCGCAGCCGACACCAAATCAATCGTCGCGGCAGGTGGATATGCGATGGTTGTCGTCACCTCCTTGGTGGCCCAGAACACCGAAGGGGTGCGCGCCATCCACACCCCGCCGACCGACTTCCTGGTCCAGCAACTGGCCGCTGTCAGTGATGACGTGAGAATCGACGCCGTCAAAACCGGAATGCTCGGCACCGCTGAGATCGTCGACGCGGTTGCGACCTTCCTCGACGAGCATCGACCGCCGGTAGTCGTCGTCGATCCGGTAATGGTCGCCACTAGCGGGGACCGCCTTCTTGCCCCCGACGCAGAGGCTGCCATGCGCGAGTTTTGTCGCCGCGCAACCGTCATCACCCCGAATATTCCGGAGCTCGCGGTGCTGTGCCGGAGCGAGCCGGCGACGACCCCGGAGCAGGCCGTGGAGCAGGCTCGTCGGTGGGCGGCTGAGACGGGAGTGGCTGTCGTCGTCAAGACCGGGCATTTGAATTCGCAGCGGGTCGACAATATGTGGGTGACGCCGGAAGGAGCAATGCACACCGTCCCGGCGGCGCGGGTGAAGACGACCAACACCCACGGTACCGGGTGCTCACTGTCCTCAGCCTTGGCGACCCGGTTGGGTGCCGGTGACACCCCGGGGGATGCCCTGGCGTGGGTCACCGACTGGCTGCACGAAGCGATTCAGTACGGGTCGGCGCTGAACGTCGGTAAGGGCCACGGCCCGGTGGACCACTCCCATCGGGCACGTCGGCTGGCCAAGGACGCCTCGGCAGTGGCGTGGTTTGCGCCCATCGACCCCTTGGAATCCCCGCAAGGGTTGGTTGGATCGGCAGAGCCTGCACCGGACGCGGTGGTTGCCCCAGCCGGCCCATGGACGACGGCCCTGTGGCAAGCAAGTGGGGACATCGCTCGTCGCATTGAGGACTCGGATTTTGTTGCCGCTCTCGTCGACGGCACCCTGTCGAAGCCGGCCTTCGAGTTCTACCTGGGGCAGGACGCTCAGTACCTCACCTACTATTCACGAGCTTTGGCATCCTTGGCGGCTCGTGCTGTCGACCCGGAGGAGTCAGTGTGGTGGGCGCAGTCCTCTCAGGCGTGCCTTGTTGAGGAGGCAGAACTGCACCGCTCTTGGTTAGGGGATCACATCGACGTGGTTGCCGGGCCGGTGACCTTGGCCTACACGGACTTTCTGCTGGCCCGGGCATTGGGTGACGACTACGTCGTCGGTACGGCAGCGGTACTGCCTTGTTTCTGGCTTTATGCACACTTGGGTGCCAAGGTTCCGCACGTTCCCGACGACCACCCTTACGCCTCATGGTTGCAGACCTATGGGGATCCCGAGTTCGTCGAGGGGGCGTCACACACCATCGGTCTGGTGGAGAAAGCCTTCCAGAACGCCTCCGCCGTCACCAGGGCTCGCGCTGCCCATGCCTACCTGACGGCCTGCCGTCACGAATTGGAGTTCTTCGACCAAGCTTTGCGGGTCTGA
- a CDS encoding thiamine phosphate synthase, with protein sequence MTLDLRCYLVTSGTGRHTVETAAAAAGAGAGMVQVRAKELSTRDLFSLVLQVGEAVRRANPATRVVVDDRADVAWAAIRARGNVHGVHVGLTDLPVRDARAMLGPDAIVGYTTGTLDLVRSAEPFADALDYVGAGPFRPTPTKESGRSPLGVQGYPALVGASSLPVVAIGDVQVADVPALAATGVAGVAMVRAIMASDDPAAVVRQVVQSFDEVRVS encoded by the coding sequence ATGACTTTAGACCTGCGGTGCTATTTGGTGACGTCGGGGACTGGTCGGCACACCGTCGAGACTGCGGCAGCGGCCGCTGGGGCGGGTGCCGGGATGGTGCAGGTACGGGCCAAGGAATTGTCCACTCGTGATCTGTTCAGTCTGGTTTTGCAGGTCGGCGAGGCGGTTCGTCGAGCGAACCCCGCGACGCGGGTGGTCGTGGATGACCGCGCCGATGTCGCCTGGGCGGCCATACGGGCGCGAGGGAACGTCCACGGGGTGCACGTCGGATTGACGGATTTGCCGGTGCGTGATGCGCGGGCGATGCTGGGCCCCGACGCGATCGTCGGTTACACCACGGGAACCTTGGACCTCGTGAGATCGGCCGAACCGTTCGCTGATGCGCTCGACTATGTGGGTGCGGGACCGTTCCGACCCACCCCGACCAAGGAATCGGGCCGCTCCCCGCTCGGCGTTCAGGGGTATCCGGCCTTAGTAGGGGCGAGCAGCCTGCCGGTTGTCGCTATCGGTGACGTCCAGGTGGCCGATGTCCCTGCTTTGGCGGCCACCGGTGTGGCCGGTGTCGCGATGGTGCGGGCCATCATGGCCTCCGATGACCCTGCCGCAGTGGTGCGGCAGGTTGTGCAGTCTTTCGATGAGGTGCGGGTTAGCTGA